From the Cryptomeria japonica chromosome 2, Sugi_1.0, whole genome shotgun sequence genome, one window contains:
- the LOC131062979 gene encoding transcription factor WER-like, translated as MDAMPNTLIGRKPCSSGLDRGAWTPPEDLLLKNYVQIHGVGDWSILPLKTGLLRCGRSCRLRWMNYLRSSVKHDDISSDEEDLILRLHKLLGNSGCRWSLIAARIPGRTDNQIKNVWYSRLSKKAAKTETQHCNVVKPVPFRYILASPNENTVGFNAEIIHMKDSANNFLFQHTNYKGKQTSGCLELEEFVTKLPDWPFPQYVHYMAKGVTLTEMHISAVNPKDIHNTIDQGFWSPS; from the exons GATAGGAAGGAAGCCATGCAGCTCTGGTTTGGATAGAGGGGCTTGGACCCCTCCTGAAGATCTGCTTCTGAAAAACTATGTGCAAATTCATGGAGTTGGAGATTGGAGTATTCTTCCTCTGAAAACAG GTCTGCTGAGATGTGGAAGGAGTTGCAGGTTACGTTGGATGAATTATCTTCGGTCCAGTGTAAaacatgatgacatttcatcagaTGAAGAAGATCTCATTCTCAGACTTCATAAGCTGCTTGGTAACAG TGGTTGCAGGTGGTCGTTGATAGCAGCTCGCATTCCTGGCAGAACAGATAACCAGATTAAAAATGTATGGTATTCACGTTTGAGCAAGAAAGCTGCCAAAACAGAAACCCAGCACTGTAATGTAGTAAAACCAGTGCCATTCAGATATATATTAGCCTCACCTAATGAGAATACTGTGGGTTTTAATGCTGAAATAATTCATATGAAAGATAGTGCCAATAACTTCTTATTCCAACATACAAACTACAAGGGAAAGCAGACTAGTGGATGTCTTGAACTGGAGGAGTTTGTTACAAAGCTTCCAGACTGGCCTTTCCCACAGTATGTTCATTATATGGCAAAAGGTGTGACCCTCACTGAAATGCACATTTCAGCTGTAAATCCAAAAGATATTCACAATACCATAGATCAGGGCTTTTGGTCACCATCCTAA